One window of the Anaeromyxobacter dehalogenans 2CP-C genome contains the following:
- a CDS encoding acetyl-CoA carboxylase biotin carboxylase subunit, producing MSPTRPIEKVLVANRGEIAVRVMRTCREMRIPTVAVYSEADRGALHVRKADEAVFIGPAPARESYLSIERILDACRRTGADAVHPGYGFLSENAELARALDRAGIALIGPPAAAMDAMGVKTTARRNMAAAGVPVVPGSEEPFAEEAEARAFAERIGFPVMIKAAAGGGGKGMKKCDRAEDFAALWQSARREATAAFGDDRLYLEKFLEKPRHVEIQVFADQHGNCVWLGERECSVQRRQQKVIEETPSVVLDDRLREAMGEVAVRAARAVGYVGAGTVELLVDAHRNFYFLEMNTRLQVEHPVTEMVTGLDLVRMQLEVARGEPILAQEQVQRRGHAIEARVYAEDPARGFLPQPGKITYLRVPGGPGIRDDSGVYAGWVVPQWYDPMISKLVAWAPTRPQAIDRLIRALGEYVVHGIGTNLGWLAAALDHPEFRSGDYDTGFCARNAKALVRPPDPSLERVALVAAAVAAFKRERDAAEAHAARAGQGAARSGWARAGRLRALRGGGR from the coding sequence ATGAGCCCGACGAGACCCATCGAGAAGGTGCTGGTCGCGAACCGCGGCGAGATCGCGGTGCGCGTGATGCGCACCTGCCGCGAGATGCGGATCCCCACGGTGGCGGTCTACTCCGAGGCGGATCGCGGCGCGCTCCACGTCCGCAAGGCCGACGAGGCGGTGTTCATCGGCCCCGCGCCGGCGCGCGAGAGCTACCTCTCCATCGAGCGGATCCTGGACGCCTGCCGGCGCACCGGCGCCGACGCGGTGCACCCCGGCTACGGCTTCCTCTCCGAGAACGCCGAGCTGGCCCGCGCGCTCGACCGGGCCGGCATCGCGCTCATCGGTCCGCCCGCCGCGGCGATGGACGCGATGGGCGTGAAGACCACCGCGCGGCGCAACATGGCCGCCGCCGGGGTGCCGGTGGTGCCCGGCTCGGAGGAGCCGTTCGCCGAGGAGGCCGAGGCGCGCGCGTTCGCGGAGCGGATCGGCTTCCCGGTGATGATCAAGGCGGCCGCGGGCGGCGGCGGCAAGGGCATGAAGAAGTGCGACCGCGCCGAGGACTTCGCCGCGCTGTGGCAGTCGGCGCGGCGCGAGGCGACGGCCGCGTTCGGCGACGACCGGCTCTACCTCGAGAAGTTCCTGGAGAAGCCGCGCCACGTCGAGATCCAGGTCTTCGCCGACCAGCACGGCAACTGCGTGTGGCTGGGCGAGCGCGAGTGCTCGGTGCAGCGGCGCCAGCAGAAGGTGATCGAGGAGACGCCCAGCGTCGTGCTCGACGACCGGCTGCGCGAGGCCATGGGCGAGGTGGCCGTCCGGGCCGCGCGCGCCGTCGGGTACGTGGGCGCCGGCACGGTCGAGCTGCTGGTGGACGCGCACCGCAACTTCTACTTCCTCGAGATGAACACCCGGCTCCAGGTGGAGCACCCGGTCACCGAGATGGTCACCGGGCTCGACCTGGTGCGCATGCAGCTCGAGGTGGCGCGCGGCGAGCCGATCCTGGCGCAGGAGCAGGTGCAGCGGCGCGGCCACGCCATCGAGGCGCGCGTGTACGCCGAGGACCCGGCCCGCGGGTTCCTCCCGCAGCCGGGCAAGATCACCTACCTGCGCGTGCCGGGCGGCCCGGGGATCCGCGACGACTCCGGCGTGTACGCGGGCTGGGTGGTGCCGCAGTGGTACGACCCGATGATCTCGAAGCTGGTCGCCTGGGCGCCGACCCGCCCGCAGGCCATCGACCGGCTCATCCGCGCGCTGGGCGAGTACGTGGTGCACGGGATCGGCACGAACCTGGGCTGGCTGGCGGCCGCGCTCGACCACCCCGAGTTCCGCTCCGGCGACTACGACACCGGCTTCTGCGCCCGCAACGCCAAGGCGCTCGTCCGGCCGCCGGACCCCTCGCTGGAGCGGGTGGCGCTGGTCGCGGCGGCGGTGGCCGCGTTCAAGCGCGAGCGCGACGCGGCCGAGGCGCACGCGGCCCGGGCCGGGCAGGGCGCGGCGCGCTCCGGCTGGGCGCGCGCGGGCCGGCTGCGGGCGCTGCGCGGGGGCGGCCGATGA
- a CDS encoding acetyl-CoA carboxylase biotin carboxyl carrier protein subunit yields MKTYVALLDGGKREVTVGVTRLATGQYEVRVGDEVHRVDAYAHDYGTLSLLVDTRSYSAMLDDRGAKVHVQVDGSVFPLELLDERKLRMRRASPRASVEGRRAVTAPMPGRVVKVLVAPGDAVRAGQPLVVVEAMKMENEMRSPKDGKVVEVRVVEGQAVEGSALLCAVE; encoded by the coding sequence ATGAAGACCTACGTGGCGCTGCTCGACGGCGGCAAGCGCGAGGTGACGGTGGGGGTCACGCGGCTCGCCACCGGGCAGTACGAGGTGCGCGTCGGGGACGAGGTGCACCGGGTGGACGCGTACGCGCACGACTACGGCACGCTGTCGCTGCTCGTGGACACGCGCAGCTACTCGGCCATGCTCGACGACCGCGGCGCGAAGGTGCACGTGCAGGTGGACGGGTCGGTGTTCCCGCTCGAGCTCCTCGACGAGCGGAAGCTGCGCATGCGGCGGGCCTCGCCGCGCGCGAGCGTGGAGGGCCGGCGGGCGGTGACCGCGCCGATGCCGGGGCGGGTGGTGAAGGTGCTGGTGGCGCCGGGCGACGCGGTGCGGGCCGGCCAGCCGCTGGTGGTCGTCGAGGCGATGAAGATGGAGAACGAGATGAGGAGCCCGAAGGACGGCAAGGTGGTCGAGGTTCGCGTCGTCGAGGGCCAGGCGGTCGAGGGCAGCGCGTTGCTCTGCGCGGTGGAGTAG
- a CDS encoding acyl-CoA mutase large subunit family protein: MADEKKQRWLEGTYAKAVKKGPERRPRFETSSGIREEPVYGAGDVRPGLEERLGLPGEYPFTRGVQPTMYRGRFWTMRQYAGFGTAEESNKRYRYLLESGQTGLSVAFDLPTQMGRDSDHPRARGEVGKVGVAIDSIRDMEVLFDRIPLGEVSTSMTINATAGMLLAMYQAVGEKQGAAPAVLQGTIQNDILKEYAARGTYIYPPEPSLRIITDIFAYTAKVMPRWNPISISGYHIREAGSTAVQEVAFTLADGIQYVDAAVKAGLDVDAFAGRLSFFFNAHNDLLEEVAKFRAARRLWARIMKERFHAKDPRSWMLRFHTQTAGSMLTAQQPDNNIVRVTLQALAAVLGGTQSLHTNSRDEALGLPTEDSVRIALRTQQIIANESGVADVIDPLGGSWAIEAMTDEIEGRAQAYIQKIDELGGMVHAISKGYVQREIQEAAYAWQRQVEAREQVVVGVNAFKSDDPPVPVMKVDPALEAQQVERLKALRASRSAPAARAALDAVRAGARGTDNLMPLILAAVKAECTLGEISDALREVYGEYRETVVL, encoded by the coding sequence ATGGCGGACGAGAAGAAGCAGCGGTGGCTCGAGGGGACCTACGCGAAGGCGGTGAAGAAGGGGCCCGAGCGGCGCCCGCGCTTCGAGACGAGCAGCGGCATCCGCGAGGAGCCGGTGTACGGCGCCGGCGACGTGCGCCCCGGCCTGGAGGAGCGGCTGGGCCTGCCCGGCGAGTACCCGTTCACCCGCGGCGTGCAGCCGACCATGTACCGCGGCCGCTTCTGGACCATGCGGCAGTACGCCGGGTTCGGCACCGCCGAGGAGTCGAACAAGCGCTACCGCTACCTGCTCGAGTCCGGCCAGACCGGCCTCTCGGTCGCGTTCGACCTGCCCACGCAGATGGGCCGCGACTCCGACCACCCCCGCGCGCGGGGCGAGGTGGGCAAGGTGGGCGTGGCCATCGACTCGATCCGCGACATGGAGGTGCTGTTCGACCGGATCCCGCTCGGCGAGGTCTCCACCTCGATGACCATCAACGCGACCGCCGGGATGCTGCTCGCGATGTACCAGGCGGTGGGCGAGAAGCAGGGGGCCGCGCCGGCGGTGCTGCAGGGCACCATCCAGAACGACATCCTGAAGGAGTACGCGGCGCGCGGGACGTACATCTACCCGCCGGAGCCCTCGCTCCGGATCATCACCGACATCTTCGCGTACACCGCGAAGGTGATGCCGCGCTGGAACCCGATCTCCATCTCCGGCTACCACATCCGCGAGGCCGGCTCGACCGCGGTCCAGGAGGTCGCGTTCACGCTCGCCGACGGCATCCAGTACGTGGACGCGGCGGTGAAGGCGGGCCTCGACGTGGACGCGTTCGCGGGGCGCCTGTCCTTCTTCTTCAACGCGCACAACGACCTGCTGGAGGAGGTGGCGAAGTTCCGCGCCGCCCGCCGGCTGTGGGCGCGCATCATGAAGGAGCGGTTCCACGCGAAGGACCCGCGCTCGTGGATGCTGCGGTTCCACACCCAGACCGCCGGCTCCATGCTCACCGCGCAGCAGCCGGACAACAACATCGTGCGCGTCACCCTCCAGGCGCTGGCGGCGGTGCTGGGCGGCACGCAGTCGCTGCACACCAACTCGCGCGACGAGGCGCTCGGGCTGCCCACCGAGGACTCGGTGCGCATCGCGCTCCGCACGCAGCAGATCATCGCGAACGAGTCGGGCGTCGCCGACGTGATCGACCCGCTCGGCGGCAGCTGGGCCATCGAGGCCATGACCGACGAGATCGAGGGGCGGGCCCAGGCGTACATCCAGAAGATCGACGAGCTGGGCGGCATGGTCCACGCGATCTCGAAGGGCTACGTGCAGCGCGAGATCCAGGAGGCCGCCTACGCCTGGCAGCGCCAGGTGGAGGCGAGGGAGCAGGTGGTGGTGGGCGTGAACGCGTTCAAGTCCGACGACCCGCCGGTGCCGGTGATGAAGGTCGATCCGGCGCTGGAGGCGCAGCAGGTCGAGCGGCTGAAGGCGCTCCGCGCCTCCCGCAGCGCCCCGGCCGCGCGCGCGGCGCTCGACGCGGTGCGCGCCGGCGCCCGCGGCACCGACAACCTCATGCCGCTCATCCTCGCCGCCGTGAAGGCCGAGTGCACGCTCGGGGAGATCTCCGACGCGCTGCGCGAGGTCTACGGCGAGTACCGGGAGACGGTGGTACTGTAG
- a CDS encoding J domain-containing protein: MSDAPPKPPGETPPPRTRPDVPAGPPRLERVPDGYRPPAVPRAAAPAARPPPPPPPAPTYGLAAREVGADAAIAAGLAHQGALAADSALRLYGLAAATRASGRLTLAPEGRSYALVFRRGAVEHAASSDPADDLGRFLLRKGVLRPEQLVEAEAARAAAGGDLAAALVGARLVPPGDVAALLAEHGLALVARALAVEDGTWAWEPGVGPPPSGFPLGPPFAALCAAVRALELPAVKRRLGDREERAASRMAGRVRIEDLRLTPQEARAAALVDGERSPAEIAAASPADAAAVLRLSLLLGELDLLAFGAPRRARAPAPGVAPPPARAATPTPTPRPTPTPVPPPAAAPAAAAPRPPPPRPPPVAAAPAPRTTPAPAAVRRATALEPAALRATLASLQDADHFQVLGVKRDAPAAQVKVAYFQLAKLYHPDAIPTDAPADVRKLCADLFGRVSAAWAELGDEARRAQYLQELQSGGAPEVDVMGILQAENLFQTGTQLVKARRYDEALAKFLEALQLNPEEPEFGIWKAWCEFLRADDKKRQQAQSAAAVEAGLKKNPRCAPGYLFLGQMAKVLGDLALAERHLRRGLAAAPDNADLARELKYLRK; this comes from the coding sequence GTGAGCGACGCACCCCCGAAGCCCCCCGGCGAGACGCCTCCCCCGCGGACCCGGCCGGACGTCCCGGCCGGCCCGCCGCGGCTCGAGCGCGTGCCGGACGGCTACCGCCCGCCCGCGGTGCCGCGCGCGGCCGCCCCGGCGGCGCGTCCGCCGCCCCCGCCGCCGCCCGCGCCGACCTACGGCCTCGCGGCGCGCGAGGTCGGCGCCGACGCGGCCATCGCGGCCGGGCTCGCGCACCAGGGCGCGCTCGCCGCCGACTCCGCGCTGCGCCTCTACGGCCTCGCGGCCGCGACGCGGGCGAGCGGCCGGCTCACGCTGGCGCCGGAGGGCCGCTCCTACGCGCTCGTGTTCCGCCGCGGCGCGGTGGAGCACGCCGCGTCCTCCGACCCGGCCGACGACCTGGGCCGCTTCCTGCTCCGCAAGGGCGTGCTGCGGCCCGAGCAGCTCGTCGAGGCCGAGGCGGCGCGCGCCGCCGCCGGCGGCGACCTCGCCGCGGCGCTGGTCGGGGCGCGGCTCGTCCCGCCGGGCGACGTGGCCGCGCTGCTCGCCGAGCACGGGCTGGCGCTGGTGGCGCGGGCGCTCGCGGTCGAGGACGGCACCTGGGCCTGGGAGCCGGGGGTCGGGCCGCCGCCGTCCGGGTTCCCGCTCGGCCCGCCGTTCGCGGCGCTGTGCGCGGCGGTCCGCGCGCTCGAGCTCCCCGCGGTGAAGCGGCGGCTCGGCGATCGCGAGGAGCGCGCCGCCTCGCGGATGGCGGGGCGGGTGCGGATCGAGGACCTGCGCCTCACGCCGCAGGAGGCGCGCGCGGCGGCGCTCGTCGATGGCGAGCGGAGCCCGGCCGAGATCGCGGCGGCGAGCCCCGCCGACGCGGCCGCGGTGCTGCGGCTGTCGCTGCTGCTCGGCGAGCTCGACCTGCTCGCCTTCGGCGCGCCGCGGAGGGCTCGCGCGCCCGCGCCCGGCGTGGCCCCGCCGCCCGCGCGCGCGGCGACGCCCACGCCCACGCCACGTCCCACGCCCACGCCGGTGCCACCCCCGGCCGCCGCGCCCGCCGCGGCTGCGCCCCGGCCCCCGCCGCCGCGCCCGCCCCCCGTCGCCGCCGCCCCGGCGCCGCGGACCACCCCGGCCCCGGCCGCGGTGCGCCGCGCCACCGCGCTCGAGCCGGCCGCGCTGCGCGCCACGCTCGCCTCGCTGCAGGACGCCGATCACTTCCAGGTGCTGGGGGTGAAGCGGGACGCGCCCGCCGCGCAGGTGAAGGTCGCCTACTTCCAGCTCGCGAAGCTCTACCACCCCGACGCCATCCCCACCGACGCGCCGGCCGACGTGCGGAAGCTCTGCGCCGACCTCTTCGGGCGGGTGAGCGCCGCCTGGGCCGAGCTCGGCGACGAGGCCCGCCGCGCGCAGTACCTGCAGGAGCTGCAGAGCGGCGGGGCGCCCGAGGTGGACGTGATGGGCATCCTGCAGGCCGAGAACCTGTTCCAGACCGGGACCCAGCTCGTGAAGGCGCGCCGCTACGACGAGGCGCTCGCGAAGTTCCTGGAGGCGCTCCAGCTCAACCCGGAGGAGCCGGAGTTCGGCATCTGGAAGGCCTGGTGCGAGTTCCTCCGGGCCGACGACAAGAAGCGCCAGCAGGCGCAGAGCGCCGCGGCGGTCGAGGCGGGCCTGAAGAAGAACCCGCGTTGCGCGCCCGGCTACCTGTTCCTCGGCCAGATGGCGAAGGTGCTCGGCGACCTCGCGCTCGCCGAGCGCCACCTGCGCCGCGGGCTCGCCGCCGCGCCGGACAACGCCGACCTCGCCCGCGAGCTGAAGTACCTCCGCAAGTAG
- a CDS encoding YhbY family RNA-binding protein, producing the protein MPAPTNPKKRALMPSSPLRRALRAAGHHLSPVVQVGKDGLTEAVLRQLDEALLAHELVKMKVGTESPEDRLEIADRLLAEDVQVAQVLGRTVLAYRRHPERPRFEPAPAGAAAERAERPEPRRAPGKGRRAPTRGPRAAAREQRAPAKGKRPLAKGKRAPANGRRPPANGKRPATRRPAPRAKRTKR; encoded by the coding sequence ATGCCCGCACCCACGAACCCGAAGAAGCGCGCCCTCATGCCGTCCTCCCCGCTGCGGCGCGCGCTGCGCGCCGCCGGCCACCACCTCTCGCCGGTGGTCCAGGTTGGCAAGGACGGGCTCACCGAGGCGGTCCTCCGCCAGCTCGACGAGGCGCTCCTCGCGCACGAGCTGGTCAAGATGAAGGTCGGGACGGAGAGCCCCGAGGACCGCCTCGAGATCGCCGACCGGCTCCTCGCCGAGGACGTCCAGGTCGCGCAGGTGCTGGGCCGGACCGTGCTCGCGTACCGGCGGCACCCGGAGCGGCCCCGCTTCGAGCCGGCGCCCGCGGGCGCCGCGGCGGAGCGGGCGGAGCGGCCGGAGCCGAGGCGCGCGCCCGGGAAGGGAAGGCGCGCGCCGACGAGGGGGCCGCGCGCGGCCGCGAGGGAGCAGCGCGCGCCTGCCAAGGGGAAGCGCCCGCTCGCGAAGGGGAAGCGCGCGCCCGCGAACGGGAGGCGCCCGCCCGCGAACGGGAAGCGCCCCGCGACGCGCCGGCCGGCGCCGCGCGCGAAGCGCACGAAGCGCTAG
- a CDS encoding fumarate hydratase C-terminal domain-containing protein: MPKTLTLPARPEDVRGLAAGDEVLLRGRIVTGREAAHRYLAAHDDPQVRRWTEGAVLYHCGPVVARAPGGGWRFVAAGPSASGGHEPWEAEVIARYGLRGVLGKGGMGPRTLAALRAHGAVYLHAAGGLAVSLARHVTRVLDVARLDALGVTEAIWLAEVEDFPAVVTMDAHGETLHAPGAEPGTPAPG, from the coding sequence ATGCCGAAGACCCTCACGCTGCCGGCCCGGCCGGAGGACGTGCGCGGGCTCGCCGCGGGCGACGAGGTGCTGCTCCGCGGCCGCATCGTCACCGGCCGCGAGGCGGCGCACCGCTACCTCGCGGCGCACGACGATCCGCAGGTCCGGCGCTGGACCGAGGGCGCGGTGCTCTACCACTGCGGGCCGGTGGTGGCGCGCGCGCCCGGCGGCGGCTGGCGCTTCGTCGCGGCCGGGCCGAGCGCCTCCGGCGGGCACGAGCCGTGGGAGGCGGAGGTGATCGCGCGCTACGGGCTCCGCGGCGTGCTGGGGAAGGGGGGCATGGGCCCGCGCACGCTCGCGGCGCTCCGCGCGCACGGCGCCGTGTACCTGCACGCCGCCGGCGGCCTGGCCGTGTCGCTGGCGCGCCACGTGACGCGGGTGCTGGACGTGGCCCGGCTCGACGCGCTGGGCGTCACCGAGGCGATCTGGCTCGCCGAGGTGGAGGACTTCCCGGCGGTGGTGACCATGGACGCGCACGGCGAGACGCTGCACGCGCCCGGCGCCGAGCCCGGGACGCCCGCGCCCGGCTAG
- a CDS encoding RluA family pseudouridine synthase yields MRREIRLPLTASGRLDRALADALGLGRAAVKRAFALGEVRVRGRRARASDPAAPGALVELDVELPAGPPEPEPDAPLAVLLERPRYLVVDKPAGVAVHPLAPGEGGTLANAVAARHPECAGASPEPREGGAVQRLDLETSGCVLFARDPEAWEALHAQLGAHTVDKVYLALAVGRVPAGGVCSVPLAQRGGRVLPAPDAEAEERLRARGLRPRPAETHYEPERRFAGHTLLRVRIVTGVMHQIRAHLALLGHPVAGDALYGGAAAELAGLERQFLHAWRLAFDDPDGGGRVAVESPLPAELEAVLARLPAAR; encoded by the coding sequence ATGAGACGCGAGATCCGCCTGCCGCTCACTGCCTCCGGTCGCCTCGACCGGGCGCTCGCCGACGCGCTCGGCCTGGGCCGCGCCGCGGTGAAGCGCGCCTTCGCGCTGGGCGAGGTCCGGGTGCGGGGGCGCCGGGCCCGCGCCTCGGACCCGGCCGCCCCGGGCGCGCTGGTGGAGCTCGACGTGGAGCTGCCGGCCGGCCCCCCGGAGCCCGAGCCGGACGCGCCCCTCGCGGTGCTGCTGGAGCGGCCGCGGTACCTGGTGGTGGACAAGCCCGCCGGCGTGGCGGTCCACCCGCTCGCGCCGGGCGAGGGCGGCACCCTCGCGAACGCGGTCGCGGCGCGCCACCCCGAGTGCGCCGGGGCGTCGCCGGAGCCGCGCGAGGGCGGGGCGGTGCAGCGGCTCGACCTCGAGACGAGCGGCTGCGTGCTGTTCGCGCGCGATCCGGAGGCCTGGGAGGCGCTGCACGCGCAGCTCGGCGCGCACACGGTGGACAAGGTCTACCTGGCGCTGGCGGTGGGGCGGGTGCCGGCCGGCGGCGTCTGCTCCGTCCCGCTCGCGCAGCGCGGCGGCCGGGTGCTGCCGGCGCCGGACGCCGAGGCCGAGGAGCGGCTCCGGGCCCGCGGCCTGCGCCCGCGGCCGGCCGAGACCCACTACGAGCCGGAGCGGCGCTTCGCGGGGCACACGCTGCTGCGCGTCCGCATCGTCACCGGCGTGATGCACCAGATCCGCGCGCACCTGGCGCTGCTCGGCCACCCGGTGGCCGGCGACGCGCTGTACGGGGGCGCCGCGGCCGAGCTCGCCGGCCTCGAGCGGCAGTTCCTGCACGCGTGGCGGCTCGCGTTCGACGATCCGGACGGCGGTGGCCGGGTGGCGGTGGAGAGCCCGCTCCCGGCCGAGCTCGAGGCGGTACTGGCCCGGCTGCCGGCGGCGCGCTGA
- a CDS encoding ExbD/TolR family protein, which yields MAMGLGSKRPVTDINVTPLIDVVLVLLIIFMVLTPLAEKQKFIRVPEYQPEMQPVPPDSVPPDQTVLTALGNGNVLLNKQEMTINDAMQRLHVAYDGRPSKVMFFNAEDSVRYEQAVKVLDAAHGAGVNTIGMMTDPPLTGGAAPEQQ from the coding sequence ATGGCGATGGGGCTCGGGTCCAAGCGACCCGTCACCGACATCAACGTCACGCCGCTCATCGACGTCGTGCTCGTGCTCCTGATCATCTTCATGGTGCTCACGCCGCTCGCGGAGAAGCAGAAGTTCATCCGCGTCCCGGAGTACCAGCCGGAGATGCAGCCGGTCCCGCCCGACTCGGTGCCGCCGGACCAGACGGTCCTCACCGCGCTCGGCAACGGCAACGTCCTCCTGAACAAGCAGGAGATGACGATCAACGACGCCATGCAGCGGCTGCACGTCGCCTACGACGGGCGCCCGTCCAAGGTGATGTTCTTCAACGCCGAGGACTCCGTCCGCTACGAGCAGGCCGTCAAGGTGCTCGACGCCGCCCACGGCGCCGGCGTGAACACCATCGGCATGATGACCGACCCGCCGCTCACCGGCGGCGCGGCGCCCGAGCAGCAGTAG